The following proteins are co-located in the Desulfonauticus submarinus genome:
- a CDS encoding 4Fe-4S dicluster domain-containing protein → MEGKAFFIDLTRCTACRGCQIACKEWHKLPAEETKNWGSHQNPKDLSYITYKLVRMKEVVDKKGHIQNWLFFPEQCRHCLEPPCKMAADDYDPEAIIHDPLTGAVIFTEKTKNLPFNEIREACPYNIPRQDPKTKIIAKCDMCIDRVQNGLLPICVKTCPTGAMNFGDRKEMVALAKKRLAKAKKIYPHASLGDLGDVRVIYLFQEKPNNYYEFAVASLDKNKYLSRKELLAKAFAPLKHIQTG, encoded by the coding sequence ATGGAAGGAAAAGCATTTTTCATAGATTTAACTAGATGTACGGCGTGTAGAGGATGCCAAATAGCATGTAAAGAATGGCATAAACTACCTGCAGAAGAAACTAAAAACTGGGGATCTCACCAAAACCCCAAAGATTTATCCTATATTACTTATAAACTGGTACGGATGAAAGAAGTAGTAGATAAAAAAGGTCATATTCAAAATTGGCTCTTCTTCCCTGAACAATGCAGGCATTGTTTAGAGCCACCATGCAAAATGGCAGCTGATGACTATGACCCAGAAGCAATTATTCATGATCCTCTAACAGGAGCAGTAATTTTTACTGAAAAGACCAAAAACTTGCCATTCAATGAAATAAGAGAGGCGTGTCCTTATAATATCCCAAGACAAGATCCTAAAACCAAGATTATTGCTAAATGTGATATGTGTATAGATAGAGTTCAAAATGGACTTTTACCTATTTGCGTTAAGACTTGTCCTACAGGAGCGATGAATTTTGGGGATAGAAAAGAAATGGTTGCCTTGGCTAAAAAAAGACTGGCTAAAGCAAAGAAAATCTATCCACATGCTTCGTTGGGAGACCTAGGAGATGTCCGTGTAATTTATTTATTCCAAGAAAAACCTAACAACTACTATGAATTTGCAGTGGCAAGTTTAGACAAAAACAAATACTTAAGCCGTAAAGAACTGCTGGCAAAAGCATTTGCCCCTCTCAAACATATTCAGACTGGTTAA
- a CDS encoding MarC family protein: MENFWLSFVPLFIAVDPLGILPLFMALTQELSLEKLRQVAIQSVLTALVVAILFLLGGTYVLRLLGLSVADFMVSGGILLLIMSVVDLVSVEKKRRKVDPSDIGPVPLGVPIIAGPAVMTTSLLLMNEHGFWPTAIAVTINIGLVGIVFWFARSVYKFLGKNGARTISKLASLLLAAISVMIIRKGIMFYLK; the protein is encoded by the coding sequence GTGGAAAATTTTTGGTTAAGTTTTGTTCCTCTTTTTATTGCTGTGGATCCTTTAGGTATTTTGCCTTTGTTTATGGCCCTTACTCAAGAGCTTTCTTTAGAGAAGTTAAGGCAGGTTGCCATTCAATCTGTTTTAACGGCTTTAGTAGTAGCAATTTTATTTCTTTTAGGAGGCACTTATGTTTTACGTCTTTTGGGACTAAGTGTTGCTGATTTTATGGTTTCAGGCGGTATCTTGCTTTTAATTATGTCAGTGGTAGATTTGGTTTCTGTGGAAAAGAAAAGGAGAAAAGTTGATCCTTCTGATATTGGCCCGGTCCCATTAGGGGTCCCTATTATTGCAGGACCTGCTGTTATGACGACATCTCTTTTATTGATGAATGAACATGGTTTTTGGCCTACTGCAATAGCAGTTACTATCAATATTGGATTAGTAGGAATTGTTTTTTGGTTTGCAAGAAGTGTTTATAAATTTTTAGGTAAGAATGGAGCAAGAACTATTTCAAAGTTGGCTAGCTTACTTTTGGCTGCAATTTCAGTTATGATTATTCGCAAGGGCATTATGTTTTATTTAAAGTAG
- a CDS encoding MBL fold metallo-hydrolase, whose translation MEIVLWGCRGGIPVSGREYVEFGGNTPCIQIKTPQTEFIIDAGTGIRELGNMASIQEKKNFNFLFTHVHWDHILGLPFFRPIYEGATLEIFYNFQVQGDVVEYILDLFRKPYFPVEKQEVESRFISRPVDFPFKKEDLEIEAIPISHPDSGLGYKFKYNGKTFVYLTDNELEFNHVNSKSYEEYLEFCFSADLLIHDAEYLSQEYKRTKGWGHSRMEAVLEFAFNAKVKSLGLFHHSQNRKDDELLKLERSFQLLGKSKGLHIFMTRQGQSLML comes from the coding sequence ATGGAGATAGTGTTATGGGGATGTAGAGGAGGGATTCCAGTAAGTGGAAGAGAATATGTAGAATTTGGTGGAAATACTCCTTGTATTCAGATTAAAACTCCTCAGACAGAGTTTATCATAGATGCTGGAACTGGAATTAGAGAACTTGGGAATATGGCATCTATACAAGAAAAGAAAAATTTTAATTTTTTATTTACACATGTTCATTGGGATCATATTTTAGGATTACCTTTTTTCCGTCCTATATATGAAGGGGCTACTTTAGAAATCTTTTATAATTTTCAGGTTCAAGGAGATGTTGTAGAGTATATTTTAGATCTTTTTAGAAAACCTTATTTTCCTGTGGAAAAACAAGAAGTGGAAAGTAGATTTATATCTAGACCTGTGGATTTCCCTTTTAAAAAAGAAGATTTAGAAATAGAGGCCATACCCATTTCACATCCTGATTCTGGATTAGGGTATAAATTTAAATATAATGGCAAGACCTTTGTTTATTTAACAGATAATGAGTTAGAGTTTAACCATGTTAATTCAAAAAGCTATGAAGAGTATTTAGAGTTTTGTTTTTCTGCTGATTTGTTAATCCATGATGCAGAATATCTTTCACAAGAATATAAACGGACAAAAGGGTGGGGGCACTCTCGTATGGAAGCAGTTTTAGAATTCGCTTTTAACGCTAAAGTAAAGTCTTTGGGTCTTTTTCACCATTCTCAAAATAGAAAAGATGATGAGCTTTTAAAATTAGAGCGCTCTTTTCAACTTTTGGGCAAATCCAAAGGACTACATATATTTATGACCAGACAAGGGCAGTCCTTAATGCTTTAG
- the amrA gene encoding AmmeMemoRadiSam system protein A, with product MQEFKLNLSPEEKKYLKEIAKLSILEKFSNKKTNYPKPCTDQLEKHFGAFVTLKKNGNLRGCIGQIIGQKPLWKTIIEMAKAAAFEDPRFPPLQPSEINDIEIEISILSPFKKIKNIQEINPGQHGLFIQKGYYSGLLLPQVATEWNWDKKTFLEHTCLKAGLNPDCYKDPDTDIYVFEAVVF from the coding sequence ATGCAAGAATTCAAACTAAACTTGTCTCCTGAAGAAAAAAAATATCTTAAAGAAATTGCAAAGCTAAGCATTTTAGAAAAATTTAGCAACAAAAAAACAAATTATCCTAAACCATGCACTGACCAATTAGAAAAACACTTTGGAGCCTTTGTTACCTTGAAAAAAAATGGAAACTTACGAGGATGTATCGGGCAAATTATTGGACAAAAGCCCCTCTGGAAAACCATTATTGAAATGGCCAAAGCTGCTGCTTTTGAAGATCCAAGATTTCCACCTCTTCAACCTTCAGAAATAAACGACATCGAGATAGAAATTTCTATTCTAAGTCCTTTTAAAAAAATTAAAAATATCCAAGAAATCAATCCTGGCCAGCATGGCCTTTTTATTCAAAAAGGATACTATTCTGGCTTACTTTTACCCCAAGTAGCAACAGAATGGAATTGGGATAAAAAAACTTTCTTAGAACATACCTGCCTAAAGGCAGGCCTAAATCCTGACTGCTATAAAGACCCAGATACTGATATTTACGTGTTTGAAGCTGTAGTCTTTTAA
- a CDS encoding RelA/SpoT family protein, which yields MIRITEILDKAKQYLPNKDIALIQKAYVFSAAAHAGQIRLSGEPYLSHPLEVANILTDLYLDGATIAAGLLHDTVEDTQTTIEEIREQFGKQVAKIVNGVTKISKINFTSKEEAQAENIRKMILAMADDIRVVLVKLADRLHNMRTLEHQKEIKQRLIAQETLEIYAPLANRLGLYRIKVELEDLSLRYSKPDIYFQIKEGIKNLQITGTQYIEKVSDILQNLLNQNKIQGKVSGRIKHIYSIYHKMETQNLSLEQVYDIIAFRIIVKSVKECYSVLGLVHSLWKPVPGRFKDYISMPKANMYQSLHTTVIGPDEERIEIQIRTEEMHRIAEYGVAAHWKYKEDGTKLNEKDVEKFSWLRQILDWQKELKDPREFMASLRFDLFQDEVYVFTPAGEIKELPEGATPVDFAYLIHSQVGDHCAGAKVNGKLVPLNTKLKNGDVVEIITDPHRHPSRDWLKFVKTAKARTRIKHWIRNEERETSIALGKEVLEKEARKLGLNLQTLIKEEKLLEVAQEFSFKTEDDLFSAVGYAKIRPRQILNRFLPKKDTLVEKKDKKEITSEQKKPGVRIKGVGDVLIRFARCCNPVPGDPIIGYISRGKGVTIHTLDCPNVKDMEPERKIDVFWDIPEAPSTFPVKIKIICVNKRGMLAKISHTLFKENIDIDSGQFRSNVDGKTELIFTILVETSSHLYKAIAALQKIPGVQEVLRVTMGKN from the coding sequence ATGATTAGAATTACAGAAATTTTAGATAAAGCAAAACAATATTTGCCTAACAAAGATATTGCCTTAATCCAAAAAGCATATGTATTCTCAGCTGCTGCGCATGCAGGCCAGATTAGATTAAGCGGCGAACCTTATCTTTCTCATCCATTAGAAGTAGCCAATATTTTAACAGATCTTTATTTAGATGGCGCAACAATTGCTGCAGGACTTCTTCATGATACTGTTGAAGATACTCAAACAACCATTGAAGAAATAAGAGAACAATTTGGAAAGCAAGTGGCCAAAATTGTAAATGGCGTCACTAAAATAAGTAAAATTAACTTTACTTCCAAAGAGGAGGCCCAAGCTGAAAACATTAGAAAAATGATTTTGGCCATGGCAGATGACATTAGAGTAGTCTTGGTAAAATTAGCTGATAGACTACACAACATGAGAACTTTAGAGCATCAAAAAGAAATCAAACAAAGATTAATTGCCCAAGAAACTTTAGAAATATATGCTCCATTAGCAAATAGATTAGGATTATATCGTATAAAAGTAGAATTAGAAGACCTAAGCTTGCGCTACAGTAAGCCTGATATTTATTTTCAAATTAAAGAAGGAATAAAAAACCTTCAAATAACAGGCACTCAATACATAGAAAAGGTATCAGACATATTACAAAATTTACTCAACCAAAATAAAATTCAAGGAAAAGTAAGTGGCAGGATTAAGCATATATACAGCATTTATCATAAAATGGAAACCCAAAATTTATCTTTAGAACAAGTCTATGATATTATTGCCTTTAGAATTATAGTTAAAAGTGTTAAAGAATGTTATTCTGTATTAGGTCTTGTACACTCTCTTTGGAAACCTGTTCCTGGTCGCTTTAAAGATTATATCTCTATGCCAAAGGCTAATATGTATCAAAGCTTACATACTACTGTAATTGGACCTGATGAGGAACGCATAGAGATACAAATAAGAACAGAGGAAATGCATAGGATTGCTGAATATGGTGTAGCTGCTCACTGGAAATACAAAGAAGATGGGACCAAATTAAATGAAAAGGATGTGGAAAAGTTCTCTTGGCTTCGTCAGATATTGGATTGGCAAAAAGAATTAAAAGATCCTAGAGAATTTATGGCTTCTCTACGTTTCGATCTTTTTCAAGACGAAGTTTATGTATTTACTCCAGCAGGGGAAATCAAAGAACTTCCAGAAGGAGCTACTCCAGTAGATTTTGCTTATCTTATTCATTCTCAGGTAGGGGATCACTGTGCAGGTGCAAAAGTAAATGGCAAGCTCGTTCCTTTGAATACAAAACTTAAAAATGGCGATGTCGTGGAAATTATAACCGATCCACACAGGCATCCTAGCCGAGATTGGCTAAAATTTGTTAAAACCGCAAAAGCTCGCACAAGGATAAAACACTGGATTAGAAATGAAGAAAGAGAAACCAGCATTGCCTTAGGGAAAGAGGTCTTAGAAAAAGAAGCGCGCAAGTTAGGATTAAACCTACAAACTCTTATTAAAGAAGAGAAATTACTTGAAGTAGCCCAAGAATTTTCTTTTAAAACTGAAGATGACCTATTTTCTGCCGTAGGTTATGCTAAAATAAGGCCTCGTCAAATTCTAAACCGTTTCTTACCTAAAAAAGATACTCTAGTAGAAAAGAAAGATAAAAAAGAAATCACCTCAGAACAAAAAAAACCTGGTGTACGGATAAAAGGAGTAGGAGATGTTTTAATCCGTTTTGCTAGATGCTGTAATCCTGTTCCTGGAGATCCGATTATTGGTTATATCAGCAGGGGCAAAGGCGTAACTATTCATACCTTAGACTGTCCTAATGTTAAAGATATGGAACCTGAACGAAAAATAGATGTTTTTTGGGATATTCCTGAAGCTCCTAGCACTTTTCCTGTAAAAATAAAAATAATTTGTGTTAATAAAAGAGGAATGTTAGCTAAAATTAGCCATACTCTTTTTAAAGAAAATATAGATATTGATTCTGGACAGTTTCGTTCCAATGTAGATGGAAAAACTGAACTTATCTTTACAATCTTGGTAGAAACAAGCTCCCATCTCTATAAAGCTATTGCAGCATTACAAAAGATCCCTGGCGTACAAGAAGTATTAAGAGTAACCATGGGTAAAAATTAG
- a CDS encoding FKBP-type peptidyl-prolyl cis-trans isomerase, protein MSKIAEGTQVSVHYTGKLADGTVFDSSEGREPLTFTIGQKQVIPGFEEAVAEMEVGEKKTITIPCEQAYGPKREDMIIDIPLETVPEDIPREVGQQILLRSPEGQEFPAFIVEVKEDALTIDANHPLAGEDLVFEIELVSA, encoded by the coding sequence ATGAGTAAGATCGCAGAAGGTACACAAGTAAGTGTACACTACACAGGCAAATTGGCAGACGGCACAGTGTTTGATAGTTCTGAGGGGAGAGAACCTCTTACGTTTACTATTGGTCAAAAACAGGTAATACCTGGTTTTGAAGAAGCTGTTGCTGAGATGGAAGTGGGAGAAAAAAAGACAATAACTATTCCTTGTGAACAAGCTTATGGGCCAAAACGCGAGGATATGATTATAGATATTCCTTTAGAAACAGTACCTGAAGATATACCACGTGAAGTAGGGCAACAGATTTTGCTTCGCAGCCCAGAGGGACAAGAGTTTCCTGCTTTTATTGTAGAGGTAAAAGAAGATGCATTGACCATTGATGCCAATCATCCTTTGGCTGGAGAAGATTTAGTCTTTGAGATAGAGTTGGTTTCTGCTTAG
- a CDS encoding DnaJ family domain-containing protein, with protein sequence MDILAQIAEEKIKEAMKKGVFDDIQGKGQPLDLDDEPNVPEDLKIAYKILKNSGYLPPEIEQGREVQNTLELISGLEEGEEKYRQLQKLNLLVMKMNLARKRPVYLEYNQIYFEKVVSRVQVNKNRQGERRK encoded by the coding sequence ATGGACATTTTAGCTCAAATAGCAGAGGAAAAGATAAAAGAGGCAATGAAAAAGGGGGTATTTGATGATATTCAAGGGAAAGGGCAACCTCTTGATTTAGATGATGAGCCAAATGTCCCAGAAGATTTAAAAATTGCCTATAAAATTTTGAAAAATAGTGGTTATTTGCCGCCTGAGATAGAACAAGGTAGAGAAGTTCAAAACACTTTAGAGTTAATTTCTGGGTTAGAAGAAGGAGAAGAAAAATATCGACAATTACAAAAATTAAACTTACTGGTAATGAAAATGAACTTGGCTCGGAAGCGGCCTGTGTATTTAGAATATAATCAAATTTATTTTGAAAAGGTTGTTTCTAGAGTTCAAGTGAACAAAAATAGGCAGGGAGAGAGACGCAAATAA
- a CDS encoding RtcB family protein yields MQIKEIENNIFELKSSNKVNIRLFLDKKLLDALESTVFQQLLNIAELPGVISPVCAMPDTHSGYGFPIGGVAAFDAEEGVISAGGVGFDIACGVRTLLTPLSLRDILPIQEDLADELFQRVPAGVGSKGDIKLSFKEVDKMLVGGARWAIEQGFGEEIDLQFIEDDGVAKEANPDFVSKKAKERQKYEMGTLGAGNHYLEVQVVEEIFDLEKAKIFGLSLNQIVVSIHCGSRGLGHQVATEYMQEMVKYTQKRKLSLPDKNLAYAPIKSELGRRYFSAMQAAINCALANRQIITHLVRSAFNKFFKGIFLALLYDVSHNTCRKEVYEVKGKLKELYVHRKGATRSFGPRNKFIPFKYQKAGQPVLIGGSMGTFSYILAGGDNSDKLSFGSTCHGAGRVMSRNQAKKTYSGKNLISKLNKAGIVVRGHSYKGLAEEAPSAYKDVSRVVEVTHNLGLSTKVARLRPLIVIKG; encoded by the coding sequence ATGCAGATAAAAGAAATAGAAAATAATATTTTTGAGTTAAAATCTTCTAACAAAGTAAATATTAGGCTTTTTTTAGATAAAAAACTGTTGGATGCTTTAGAGTCAACCGTATTCCAACAACTTCTTAATATTGCTGAACTTCCAGGAGTAATTTCGCCTGTATGTGCTATGCCTGATACCCATTCGGGGTATGGTTTTCCTATAGGAGGCGTGGCTGCTTTTGATGCTGAGGAAGGAGTTATTTCCGCTGGGGGTGTAGGGTTTGATATTGCTTGTGGAGTGAGAACGCTTCTAACGCCTTTAAGTTTAAGAGATATATTACCTATTCAAGAAGATTTGGCTGATGAGTTGTTTCAACGTGTTCCTGCTGGGGTAGGCTCTAAAGGTGATATCAAGTTATCTTTTAAAGAAGTGGATAAAATGCTTGTAGGTGGGGCAAGATGGGCAATAGAGCAAGGTTTTGGAGAAGAAATAGACTTGCAATTTATTGAGGATGATGGAGTGGCCAAAGAAGCAAATCCAGATTTTGTCTCTAAAAAAGCTAAAGAACGTCAAAAATATGAAATGGGAACTCTTGGGGCTGGGAATCATTACTTAGAAGTTCAAGTAGTAGAAGAGATTTTTGATTTAGAAAAGGCAAAGATTTTTGGGCTTAGTTTAAATCAAATTGTAGTAAGTATTCATTGTGGATCTAGAGGGTTAGGCCATCAAGTAGCAACAGAATATATGCAAGAGATGGTAAAATATACTCAAAAAAGAAAGCTATCATTACCTGATAAAAATTTAGCTTATGCTCCCATCAAATCAGAATTAGGCAGGCGTTATTTTAGCGCAATGCAGGCAGCAATTAATTGTGCTTTAGCTAATAGACAAATTATTACTCATTTAGTTAGAAGTGCTTTTAATAAATTTTTTAAAGGTATTTTTTTAGCGCTACTTTATGATGTCTCGCATAATACTTGTAGAAAAGAAGTGTATGAAGTAAAAGGGAAATTAAAAGAACTTTATGTACATCGTAAAGGAGCTACACGATCTTTTGGGCCAAGAAATAAATTTATTCCTTTTAAATATCAAAAGGCAGGTCAACCAGTTTTAATTGGTGGAAGTATGGGAACGTTTTCTTATATTTTAGCAGGGGGCGATAATAGTGATAAGCTTTCCTTTGGTTCTACTTGTCATGGCGCTGGAAGAGTAATGAGTAGAAATCAGGCCAAAAAGACTTATTCAGGAAAAAATTTGATTTCTAAGTTAAATAAAGCAGGAATTGTAGTAAGAGGACATTCTTATAAGGGACTTGCTGAAGAGGCTCCTTCTGCATATAAAGATGTATCTAGGGTAGTGGAAGTGACTCACAATTTAGGTTTGTCTACAAAGGTAGCTAGATTACGGCCTTTGATTGTGATAAAAGGTTAA